CGTGTTTACATCCGGTTTTAACCGGCGGCTTTTTGCTGCAAAAGTTCAATTAACTGTAGCTTATTCATTCCCGAATAGCCCTTTAGCTTGAGTTTTTTTGCCTCTGCTTTTAGCTTTGTAAGCGTCATATTTTCATAGCCTGTATCTTTTATCTCCGCTGGCTTAATGGGTGGTTTCGGCTCAATAACCGGCTTTTCTTTCTCTTCAAAAAGCGCCGTTAATAACTCATCTTTGAAAGAGCTAAACTTCCTCTCTACAGCAGATTCTAGCTTCTCACTCAAAGAGTTTTCCAAACGTTCTATTAACTGTTTCAGCGATGCAGATTCCAACCCCACCGGCTGAACTTCTGCCGGCGCTTCAACAATTGCCGGTTTATCTTCAACAATTGCCGGTGCCACAACCAAAGCCGGCTTATCATCAACTACAGCCGGTTTATCCACCCCAGAAAAACCTAGCAAAACCTGCATTTCTTCTCTTAAAGCCGCCGCCTGCTCATCCGTCAAATCAAACACCCAAACCCACAACCGACTAATCCCTAATTCCTTAGCAACAAAACACCAATCCTCCCCATAAACTACCTCGTATTCTTCATCCTTATAAGCCTCAGATCGACGCACAATAATCGTCGCTAAATTTCCACCTTGTGCCTGCAAACTTTTTTCAATAGCCAGCCGCCTCTCTGGTGTAATTTCTGGCAAAAAACCGGGCCGAATAGCAATTAAATCCGTATCCAATTGACCGTGATTAATCGCTTTTGGAAGCAATCTTTTAATAAGAGCATTTTGACCTTCTGCAAAATCCACTTCTCCTACTCCATCTATTTACAAACTTTCATCAAATGCCGTGCCAAATTCATATAAGCATTCCAAGCATTCTCAGCCATTTGCTTATCTCCACTCGGCAAACTATTATCAAATTCAGCATAACAAAGCGGATATCCCTTATCCGGCGTTTGTGCAACCACCTTTAACTGTGGAATCCACGTTTTCTCATCAAATAATCTGATATTTTCAGCCCCCCGAATACTACTCAAAATTTTATTGATTTTATTCGTCATAATTGCCTGAACGCTTGTTGTCCGTGTATCGTACATACTCACAGCAATTCCCAAAATTGGTAAAGGTTCCTCCCTTAACTGCCCCACAGCCAAAGCGCGAGCAATCACATACTCCAAAGCTCGCACAGGATAAGGTGCTAAATGAGTAGGAACCAAAATTCCAGCAGATGCCATTAAAGCAATGGTGTTTGCTTTACCAAAAGAGGGCGGCGGATCAATTAATATAAAATCATAATCATCCTTATAATTTTTCAGCTTTCGGCTCAAAACTCGGTCAACATCCACTGTCTGAATTAGCGTCGCCTCCATGTCACTTAAACGAATATGAGAAGGCACAATATCTAACTCAATTTCTCCCCAATTTTTCTTAATAATTGTATCCGGTAGTTGCGTTTT
This genomic window from Ancylothrix sp. D3o contains:
- a CDS encoding Rho termination factor N-terminal domain-containing protein; protein product: MDFAEGQNALIKRLLPKAINHGQLDTDLIAIRPGFLPEITPERRLAIEKSLQAQGGNLATIIVRRSEAYKDEEYEVVYGEDWCFVAKELGISRLWVWVFDLTDEQAAALREEMQVLLGFSGVDKPAVVDDKPALVVAPAIVEDKPAIVEAPAEVQPVGLESASLKQLIERLENSLSEKLESAVERKFSSFKDELLTALFEEKEKPVIEPKPPIKPAEIKDTGYENMTLTKLKAEAKKLKLKGYSGMNKLQLIELLQQKAAG